Sequence from the Candidatus Saccharibacteria bacterium oral taxon 488 genome:
GACCCCCACGACTTGGGGTATTCTCATAGGGTATCTTGGTATGCTGCCCAGGAGGCTCCCGTAGTTTCTCCCCTTGATAGAGAACCACTAACTGCTAAAGGTTATGTCATATCAAGATACCCTTTAATGATAGGTGACGTGCATTTAAGCGAAAACAATGCTGACGAGATATTCACAATGACTCAGCGCATCAGCAGTTCCTTAAGTACGGTTTCAGACAATATGATGTTGCGTTCACTTAATATCCCGGAATATGTAGGGAGTCGCATAGAGGACCTCGAGGGCAAAAAGATATCTCATCCGGGTGATCTTGATTATATTAGAAGAGAGCTAACTGCGCTACAGCACTCTTTCCCCTTCTCTGAATTAACTAAAGATGATACAGGTCTCATACATGGTGATTTTAAAATAGAAAACATTGTCTCAGATGCAAAAGGCAATTTAAGGGCTATAGATCTTGACGCTGCCGCCGTTGGGCCTAGACTATACGACCTATCATCTTGGAGATTGCGACAAGAATTAGGCGATAAAACACCCGTAGAATCTGTTATTGAAATTGCGCGCAAAAAGGAAAAATGGAACGATGATTACTATAAAGCGCTTATAGGCTGGAAAGCCGTTTCTTCAATGAGCTTTACCTTAAGATATGAAGACGAACAGACTAGCCACCGCAAGATCAATGAGATAGCTAGAGCTGCTATAAAATTAGGCGGTTTACTACATCATACGGAACCTGAGGTGTAATTTATGAATGAGATTATCTTACAACAAAAAGAAATTATTCGAATATTTACAGAATCCCGTCAAGAGCTAATGCAGTCTTATGGCAATATAACGTACGATAGTAAACAGGATAAATCGCCAGTAACCGAACTTGATATTAAAGTCGAGAAAACTGTCAAGGAACAAATTATGGCTCAGTTTCCTGATGTAGGTATTCGAGGCGAAGAGACGACAGCTGTTAAACCAAAGAATGGTGTAACTTGGTATCTCGACCCTATAGACAGCACACTAAGTTTCATCCATGGCCTTCCATATTGTTCAAACATGGCTGCTTGTGTTGTCGATGGTGAAGTTGTAGCAAGTGTCATATATCATTTTGCAACGGATGAAATATTCACGGCCATAAGGGGGCACGGCGCTTATAAAAATAACGTTAAAATTTCTATTCATGACATCCCTCTAGCAAGTTCTTGTGTTTTTGCTGATGCCTTTGCTTATAAAAATATCTACGCTTTATATGCCAAAGAGGATGTACGATTCTATGCGCCAGTCGGTGCAACTGGCTACTTCATGGCACTACTAGCCCAAGGTAGTATACAAGGAATTTGCTACGCAACTGCCAACCTAAAGCCACATGACGTAGCGCCAGGTGTGCTGCTTGTTCAAGAGGCGGGCGGTAAATTCGTATCATTCAACGACAGGCCATTCAACTACGAATCGCGACAATTCTTTGCTAGCACACCAACGCTGTGTCAGTTGACGAAGCAAAAATTGCAGAAAATAAAAAAATTAATGTAGTATAGACGCGCAAAGACTAGTGCCCCACTATCTTTTTAACAGCCGATATTTGCCTTCTTAGCATCCTAGTCTACACAATCCACCTAAAATATGGCCTTTTTATTAAAACTAACAGACGACGGTCTTTATGATCAAGTCTTAAGAGGTGTGTGTGATAATGATACACGCTTCGTGTCGTAGACAAAGGAGATCTTGTATAGATATTATATCCCTTGGCTTCATAACCCTCAAGAAGAGCAATATACTCTAGCTTAGCTTCGTCACTAAAGTCCGCGAGCTTTCCAGCATGTCTTTTCGGTATAATCATCAAGTGATCAATTACCCCCTGTCCATCCCATAAGGAATAGGGAAATTTGTTTCTAATAACCCTAAGATTACGAGTCTCGGTAATATTTTGATAGTGACCCTTAGTGATTTTACAAAAATCACAAGTTTGATCGTTTTTGTACTTCTTGTCTTTTGAGAATTTTACATAACTCCTCTCTTGACGAGTTGATCGAGGAGCTGTCATAAATATACTACCCTATTCCCTTTCTAATTTGCGTAGAAGATATGTCGTTATCCATATTCTTTCTACCCGTAACTATCAATCTATTATCATTAAAAGCCGCTGAAGCCCACGACTCTGATCTTATACAGAATTCCGATATATGTTCCCTTCCTGGACGAATAACACATACCGCACGACCGCCATTAGATAGATGCTCTCTCATGCTAGGTAATTGATCCGATCCAACTACGAAGAACAATCTACAGGAGGCAATACCTAAACATTGCTCTATAGTTTTGGGAACATAATCATTTATCTGGTCTATCCCTGCAGCCGGCCCCGATAGATCATCAACATAAGTTGGAGTACAATCTATTGCTGGTAGAGAAAGGATTCTGTGTACTCTCTCATCGTAAGGCCATCCACCCTGCCCACCGCCCAACTTATCTATAACATATTCAGAACTATTAGGCGTAACTACCAGTGCTTCTACGGCCACTCCCTTAGCGATTAGCGCATGTTTTGCTGAAGTAATTGCATCAATATGACCGTCGTGTATTGGAGCAAAAGAACCAACCATAATAACCGCACCAAAGTTAGAAATATCTGTACTTAAATGCGAATCAACACCCGAAATTCTCTCTATCGTATCTATATTCGTCATAACTTTTGTACAATTAAAGTACTTACTTGAAATAAAATCAACTACTTTTTGCCACAACTAACATATATTTATAACAATATCACGAAGCATGATATTCTGCCAATTACTCCCACCGAAACAGCTTAATCGCAGCGACATAGATAACGAGAGTCCAGGCAGCGACAGCGCCGATTTGCGGCAGGGCCTCGATAAAACTGGCATGCTCAGTCATGATCAAACGGAAACCATCAGTAATCGGCGTCATCGGGATAAACTGGGCGGCACCGCGTAACCACTCTGGGAACATGTACAGCGGGAAGAATGCACCAGACAAGAACATCATCGGGAAAGAGAGTAAGTTGCTCAGCGGTGCGGACTGATTTTCATTCTTTGCCCAGCCACCGATCATGAGACCCATACCTACCATCATAAAGGCCGCCAGCACCGCCATAAGGACAAAGAGCCCCCAATCGCCGCGCATATTAAATTGGAACATCAACATGCCAACGACAACCATCATAGTCAGGCTAAGCAGCGAAATAATCGTGTAGTGAATCGCCATAGAAATAATCAGCTGACCCGAGGTAAACGGCGCCGCGCGCAGTCGGCGGTAGGAGCCACGCTGTTTTTCGGCCGGCATCTGGTTGGCCAGACCAAATATGCCCATACTCATCAAACTAAATGCCAACAGTCCAGTGAATGTATAGTCAAATGGCTTCAACCGCTCGTCGCCGACAGCTTTACCAGCAGCCTTGAGCGGCGCCTCTGGCTGACCCAAATGCTTATTTATTTCATTGGCAATCTGATTCATCACCGCAGTTAAGGCGCTACCAGTTTGCTCGGAGCCTTTTGCGTACAAGACATTGATAGTGCCAGTCGGGCGAGCATCCCTGCCCTCACCCTTCACTTTGCCAAAATCGCTTGGTAGTTCAATGATGCCGTTCAGTTCCGAACGCTTCATCTTCTCGCGAGCCTCGTCCATATCCTTGACATCTTTGATTTTAAGAATCGAGTCTTTGGCATTGTCTTTGGCGCCTTTGACGAAATTTTTAGCAAATTCTGTCTGCGAATTATTGATAATCGCGATGTCAAAGCTGGTCGATTGATTATTAAAAATCGAACCGAATACCAACAAAAAGATGAGCGGAAACAGGAAGGTAAAGAATAGCGACATTTTATCGCGGATGAAACGTTTTTGTTGGGCGCGTACTTGCCCGAATACACCAGTCCAATATTTTTTCATACTAATCCCGAATCGCCTTTCCTGTTAAATCAATAAATACGTCCTCCAAATTGGCCTGCTCGACAACTTGCTTTTTCTTAAAACCGCGCGCCAGTAGTTGCTGGATCAGATTATGTGGCGTATCAATGGTGATGATTTTACCGTTGTCCATAATCGCCAAGCGATCGCACAGCAGCTCGGCCTCGTCCATATAATGCGTGGTCAGCACGATAGTAATACCTTCATCGCGAATCTCTTTGATCAAATCCCATAAATTGCGGCGCGCCTGCGGATCCAGCCCAGTGGTCGGCTCGTCAAGGAATAGCACCGTTGGGTTATTAACCAGCGTCGACGCGATGGCGAAGCGCTGCTTTTGCCCGCCCGAGAGCTGCTCGACGTAGCTTTTGGCTTTGTCGGTCAATTGCACCTTGGCCAGCAGCGCGTCAGCGTCGACCGTTTGGCCGTACAGGCTGGCAAACATTTTCAATTGTTCACGCAAGGTTAGTTTGTCGTAAAACGTTGTCGATTGCAGCTGGATACCAATGATGTTTTTAATGTGCTTCGGCTGCTTGGCAACATCAATTCCGTCGATAGTCGCCGTGCCGCCATCAATCGGCCGGAGCGCCTCCAGCATCTCGAGTGTTGTCGTCTTACCAGCGCCGTTGGGGCCGAGAATACCGAAGATCTCGCCTTTCTTGACCTCAAACGACACGCTATCGACGACATTCTTGCCATCGTACGTCTTGACGAGTTGGTCAACTGTTATGATTGGTTTGGGTTGAACCATGTATAGCTCCTTTCCGCGCTCTGTTTCAGCACTGCATACCTTAGCGATAGAATGATTCCCTGTAGTCTATCTTTAGTTAGTCATTATAACACTCTGCGTGAGGTATGCAACTCGAGAGGGCTAGCCAAGCCGACACGATACCGTTATACTAACCATATGCCGAAGAAGCCCCACCTCTCCATCACGCGGCCGCGCAGTCGTCTCAAGAAACGGTATGTATTTGCACTGGTGCTGATACCGTTAATCGCTGTTTGTATCAGTCTCGGCGCGCTGTATTGGCCAAAAATTACTCATAGACTTCACTTGCTGAGGGTGGCCGGTAGCATTGATTCATCACGCGGCGAGGCGACATTCCCGCAGATTGATACTACAAATTTACATCCGACCCGGCAAAAAATTATCAGCCTCACCAAAACCGAATTCGAAGCACAATCCGCCGGCACCAAGTTCAGCCAGGGCGTCCGTGAAGCGTGGTGCGCCGATTTTGTGAGCTGGATCATGCAGCAGGCGGGTGCGCCACTAAAAAATCCGCACACTGGCGGCTGGCGTATTCCGGGAACGTTTACCCTGCGTGAATATTACGAGGCGAATGGTCGCTTCAAGCCTGCTAATTCTGGCTATCAACCGCGTCCTGGCGACGTGGCAATTTACCGCAATTCGCCGGTGTTTGGTGATCACACTAACATTGTCCTAAAAAATGACGACGGCGTTTTGACCACCGTCGGCGGCAATGAAATGAACCGTATCCGCGTGTTTACCAACCGCGATAAGCGCTACGATGGACTGCTGGGATATGGCGTGCTAGCAGAGTAAGCCCAGCCCGTCCGATGCGGGATCGCCGCTGCCTAACCGAGTCGCCGCACTACGCTGCGTGACTTGCCGCCAGTAGGAATGCCACCAATACATCGGGCTGCTGCTCAGCCAGCCACGTTACGGCGTCAACGATAGCATCCTTGTTTGTGCCACCATTTTTGAGCTCCTCGAGGAGGCGCTTGACCGTCCGCTGCGTCTGGCCATCATACCGATCGAGGCGCATCGCCTGAGTGACTTGCTTGACCTGCTCGTCGCTAAGAGCAACGTAAGGCGAGACCACTTCGTGCGCATGCTTGGGACTGCGCTTGGCGGCTTCAGCCTTGCGTTGGAGGTTTTCCAGGCCTTCAATCGTTGCTCGCATCAAGGCCTCCGCTTCGTCCATGCCGCGTTGATAGGCCTGAGCAAATTCCTCAGAATTATCCCCGCCCTCGGAAACGATCGCCGGCAAAAACTCGATCCGCATCACTCGGTGCATATAGGCGTCGCCCATTTCCTCGCCGGTCGCCATCACCTCACTCCACCAGGCGACAAACCGCGAATTTTCAGGATCATGCAGCTCGCGCATGGCCGGCAGCTGCGCTAATTTATCCTTAAAAAAGTGAATTAGTTTCTTGATGTCCATGTTGCTTTATTATACCTAAAAACAATGGTAAGCACAAGCGCCATCCCGCCGAGGATCTCAGCGCCGCTTCAAAAAATAATAGCCAATCGCCAGTGCTGCCAGCGCGCTGCCGCCAATAACCACCCAAAAGGTCACCGGACTCTCCGCGGCCGGCAAGGGCACATTCATGCCATACAGCCCGGCCACCATGGTTGGAATAGTCAGCGCCACCGTGATCACCGTCAGCAGCCGAATCGTCTCATTCAGCCGCGTATCCATCACTGCCCGGTAGCTATCACGCACATTGGTGATGGTTCGCAGCAGCGATTTACAACGGCTAATTACCTGTTCAAGGTCGATGGAAATATCTTCGACGTCATCCTTGTCGTCATCCTTGAGCCGCAAGCTGCGATTGGCGATCAGCCGCTCAATCGCCCAGTTCATCGGCAGCAAGGCATCCAGGTAATCATTTAACTTGCGCTCATATTCGGTCAAGGTGACGATATCACGCGCCCGCAAGGTGTGAATATCGTCAGTCGCCGCCCGCATCTGACGATTGATGGTCGCCACCCGCCGCTGGTACTGACTTGACACCGCCTCAATCATCGCCACCACCAGTTCAATCCGCCGCGATGTCCGCACTCTGGTTTTGTCGATAAACGGCTGCCACAGCCGACCCAGACTATCGCGCGACAATGTCACCACATACTCTTTGTGAATGCCGAACAAAATTGGCGTGGTAAAATCATTAAAATCATCATCCGTATCCGGCAGCCGGGCGATCAAGTACGTCCACTCATCATCAAACTCAATACGCGGTACCTCGTGCGGGTCGAGCGCGTCACTAATCATATCCTCGTCCATCCCCAGCATCAGCAACTCGGACACCTCCTCTTCGGTTGGTCGCTCGCAGCGCAGCCAACTACCGCTACGCAGTGTCTGAATCGGTGCGATCGCCTCGCCTGTTGAATGCAGGTATTCTATCATGTATTCAGTATAGCCTATTTGAAATATTTTGGTACCGGTTAGATGACAATAAGCTTGCGGAGGCCATCATCGAAAACCACCAGCCGAGCTACCCGACTGGTGGTTTTGAGTATTTATTTATATGAGAGCTAACTCTTGATGCGCGTACCAGCGGCACCGTTGATAGCGTCAGCGGTTTTTTCGAGCGAGGTGATGATCGCCGTACGCCCCGAAGCGCCGGCCACAAAACTTAACGCCGCCTGGGTTTTCGGTAGCATTGAGCCAGCCGCAAACTGCCCAGCATCAATATGCTGCTGCAGCTCCTCGACCGATACCTCACCAAGTGACTGCTCTGTCGGCTGACCAAAATTGACCTTAGCTGCATCAACCGACGTCAGGATCAGCAATGTATCCGCCCCGAGTGTGTCCGCCAGCTTGGCCGCACCAAAATCTTTGTCGATCACCGCCGCTACGCCGCTCAATTGACCCGACGCATCACGCAGTACCGGAATACCGCCGCCACCAGTCGAGACCACCAACACGCCGGCATCGACCAGCGCCTTGATGACGGGAGCCTCGACAATTTCCTGAGGCTTTGGTGATGGCACAACGCGCCGCCAACCACGGCCCGAGTCCTCGCGCACGGTATAGCCACGCTCGGCCTGTACCTTCTTGGCCTCTTCTTCTGAATAAAATGGCCCAATTGGCTTGGTCGGATTTTGAAACGCTGGATCAGCCTGATCAACCACCGTCTGGGTAACGATGCTCGCTGCATACTTATCATGCACACCACGAGTTGCCAGCGCATCGTGGATCGCTTGCTGCAACCAAAAACCAATTAGCCCCTGGCTCATCGCACCAGAATCTTCCAGCGGCAAGCTCGGCACCGCCTCGGTGTTAATCGCCTCCTCGTGTAGGACAATGTTGCCGACCTGCGGGCCATTACCGTGGACAATGGCTACGCGGTGGCCGGCTTGAATCAGCGGCAGAAGCTGGGCGATGGTTTCGTCGGCCACTCGCTGCTGCGCCTGGGACGAGGCCTCGCCCTGACGTTGCAGGGCGTTACCTCCAAGCGCGACGACAATAGTTCGCTGCTGATTCATTAAGCAATGGCTCCGTATACCGTGATAGCTACGAGGCTAATTATCGCAAAGACCACCATGATTGGCATCGAGCGCTTCAACCATGCACGGTACGACACGCCGGCTAGGGCCAGACCGCCCATCAATGAAGCAATGGTTGGCGCCATCATATTCAACAGACCCGATGCCGCGGCAAATGCGACAACGATAATCTCCTTGCTAGAGCCGACTAGATCAGCCACCGGCGCAATGACTGGCATAGTTGCCGCCGCTAGACCTGATGATGACGGAATGATAAAGCTCATCGGCAAGTAGAAGATATAGGCGAGAATACCAACAAAGCTACCCGCACCCTTCAGGGCAGATTCGCCCCAGCTGATAATGGTGTCTTGGATGGCACCATTCTGCATCACCACGCCGACACCGGCGGCCACCGCAATGATCAGCGCCACACTCAGTAGATCGGCTGTACCCTTCAGGAAGGTGTCAACAACGAAGATTTCCTCTTTCTTGAATTGGCGATAATAAATCGCTGCGATAACTAAGGTTGACAACAGGAACAGGGTCGAGATCTCGTTGAAGTACCACTCACCAAATGGCAAGACATGATCGAGACCCAAGATAGCACCAACGACCGGTAGCTCTGTAAACCATTTATGGATATCGGCGAACAGCGTGATCCCCCAGTTGCCCCACGGGATAAGCGAGATGATCATCAATAGGAAAGTGATGCCAAAGACCGCCATCACTGCTTTACGCGGACCGGTAAATTCTGGCACGTTGCTCATATCAAGTGCGGTGGTGGCTGGCTTATACCGAACATCATCTTTATACTTACCAGCCTTTACCTTTGACGCGTATCGCATGGTGAACACGATAGCCGCGACCAAACAGAGCAGCAAAATGATTGATTGGAGACCCAATATATTACCGAGCGGCACGTCAGCCGACTTGGCAGCGATACCAGTTGAAAATGGGTTTAACGTTGAACCAAGCACACCAGTACCAGCACCCAGCACGATCACCATCACCGCAGTCATGGCGTTATAGCCAGCCGCCATCATGATCGGCACCACCAGCGCGTAAAACGCCACTGCCTCTTCCTGCATGCCGTAGGTGGTACCACCGATAGCGAAGAACGTCATGAGAATTGGGATGAGCCATTTCTCCTTGCCCTTCATCTTACGCAGCATGGCACCCAGTGTCGCATCCAGTGCGCCAGTCTTCATCGTCACCCCGAGGAAGCCGCCGAGGATTAACACGAAGACGATGACGTCGAGCTTCTCACTCATGCCCTTGATCGGCGCAAGTGCTGCATCCCACAAACCTTGGCGGGAATCAGTGGTCGTCTCGGTGCCGTCATCGGCTTTTTTAGTAGTGATTTTATCAGTCTGTTTGTACGTACCAGCGATGCGCACTGTCTTTTCCGCATCATTTGGATCTGGTTTTGTGTTGTACACACCAGACGGGATAATCCACGTTAGGACCGCCATCAAGGCAATCACCACAAACAGCACAGTAAAGGCTGAGGGCGAGCGCAGCTTTTTCTTAATTTTTTTCATTTTTTCTACCATGTCCGGAGCCTCCTTTACTCCTGTATTAGACATCTACAGCGTCAAAGCGATAACCGCTTTGATGGTATGCATACGATTTTCCGCCTGGTCAAAGACGATCGAATTTGGTGAGCGGAAGACGTCATCCGTCACCTCCATCGCCTCTAGCCCGAAATCGTCCCTGATGTGCTGGCCGGTCGTGGTCAACGCATCATGAAAGGCCGGCAAGCAGTGCATGAACTTGACCTCAGGATTGCCGGTGAGGTTCAGCATGTCGCGATTAACCTGGAAGTGACGCAGCTGGTTGATGCGCTCAGCAAACTTATCCTCTTCGCCCATCGACACCCAGACATCGGTGTAAACGACATCAGCACCGCGCAGGGCTTCCTCAAAATTATCAGTGATAGTAATCCGCCCGTGGTTCTGGTGCGCCAGCTCATGCGCGTGATGGACGAGGCCCTCCTCAGGGAACAATTCACGCGGTGCCAAAATCCGAAAGTCCAGCCCCATAATCGCCGAGCCGAGCAGCAGGCTGTTAGCCATGTTATTGCGGCCATCGCCGACAAACACCAGCTTGACGCCGTGCAGCCGACCGAGGTGCTCCTCGATAGTCATAAAGTCGGCTAGAATCTGCGTTGGATGGAACTTATCAGTCAATCCATTCCATACTGGCACGCCGGCGTGCTTCGCTAGATCTTCTACCGTTTTGTGTGCAAAACCGCGAAACTCAATACCGTCAAACATCCGGCCCAGCACCTTGGCGGTGTCCTCGACCGTCTCTTTCTTGCCAAGCTGAATATCGTCTTTACCGAGATATTCCGGCGCGATACCGAGGTCGTTGGCCGCCACCGTAAAGGCGCAGCGCGTCCGCGTCGAGGTTTTTTCAAACAACAACGCAATGTTCTTGCCCTCATGAATCCGATGCGGCGTACCGGCGTACTTCATCCGCTTATATTCATTCGCCGTCGTTAGTAGCAACCGAATATCACCCGCAGTAAAATCACCCAGTGTTAGGAATGATCGCCCTTTCAAACTTTGTGCCATTTATACATCCTCCCGTACTAGCGGCATGCTCATACAGCGCGGACCACCACGGCCGCGGCCAAGCTCAGCGCCGCTGACTTCGATAACTTCAACGCCGTGCTCGCGCAATTTTTGGTTCGTCACATAGTTGCGGTCATACGTCACCACCACGCCCGGCGCAATTGCCAAGGTGTTCGAGCCGTCGTTCCACTGCTCGCGGGCTGCTGCGATCGGATCGCCGCCGCCACATTCGATCAAGGTAACGCTCGGCAGCCCCAAGGCCACTCGCAAGACATGTTCGAGATCCGTCTCATGCGTAATGCGCGGGAACGGCTGTCCCTCAACCTTTTCCAATACGAAACAATTCATCTTGCCGCCGCGGTCGCGGATTTCCGGATGAATAGTAAACTTGTCCCGATCAATCATGGTAAACACCGTATCCAGGTGCATAAAGGCGTGCGACTTCGGAATCTCCATAGCAACGACTTTCTTAAAGCCAGAGCCAGCAAACAGTTTCGTCGCCATCTTTTCAATTGCCTCAGCCGTGGTGCGCTCCGATACGCCGATGGCCATCACTTCACTGCTCAACACTAGCTCATCGCCACCTTCAATTGAGAATTTTTCATGGCGATCATACCACACCGGCACATTCTTGCCGGCAAACCGTGGATGATGATCAATGATGTAGCGCATGAATAGCGACTCTCGACGACGCGCCGGCCAGTGCATCTTGTTGATCGTCAGACCGTGACCAATGGTTGCAGCCGGGTCACGCGTAAAGTACAAGTTCGGCATCGGATCGAGATAGAATGGATAGTGATTTTTCTCGATCATATTGTGCAGCTGCTGGTGCTGATCTGGCGGCAGCGTAATCTCGTCCTTGCGCACACCGGCCATAATTTTACGCACCATCGCGTTCGTTGGCAGGTCCAGCAGGAACTGGCGCAGCACTCTGGTAACACGGCGCGAGCCTTGCTTCGAATTTGCCAACATTTCATCAACAAACTGCTCACGTAATTGATCAGTATATAGCGCCTCGGTCACCAGCTGATCGAGATACAACACCTCGACACCGTGATCACGCAATACCTGAGCAAACGCATCATGCTCCTTTTGGGCGACCTGCAAATACGGAATGTCGTCAAACAGCAGATCAGTCAAGTAGTCTGGTGTTAAGTTTTCTAATTCTTCGCCCGGACGATGCAATAGCACCGCCTTGAGTCGGCCAATTTCTGATGTAATATGTAATGGATCCATACCCCCATCCCCTTTTTGTTTATGGTTATACTAATAATATAGCATATACTAAACAGAACACAAGTATCATTCAGGGGCTAGCTCACTGCCGAATGATGGCTAACGACGACTCGACTGTCACCTGGGCCGGGTGGCGTCTCAGCCACTCATCGACCGCCCGCGCCGCGCCCGGCAAGGCTTCATTGGCGTAATCATCAACGATGATGGTTGCTTTCTCATGAAATTTACCATCGCACAATCGAAACGAGTCGGCGATTGATTCATAAAAATCACCGTCAAAAAACGCAAAGATGATACTTTCCGGCACGTCCTCAGGAATGAAATCAGCAAACCAACCTTTGTGAATAGTTGGTAGTTTTAATCCGGCCTTTTTAAAGTTTTGGATGAAGGTTTTGCGCGGCGCCAACAATTCGCCAGCTTTGAACTGCTCGCC
This genomic interval carries:
- a CDS encoding phosphotransferase, encoding MEFRQYKTDLVREGLMPEDSQVVSTNNKLVAISPEQGVVYRVSKAAGSNLRDDPHDLGYSHRVSWYAAQEAPVVSPLDREPLTAKGYVISRYPLMIGDVHLSENNADEIFTMTQRISSSLSTVSDNMMLRSLNIPEYVGSRIEDLEGKKISHPGDLDYIRRELTALQHSFPFSELTKDDTGLIHGDFKIENIVSDAKGNLRAIDLDAAAVGPRLYDLSSWRLRQELGDKTPVESVIEIARKKEKWNDDYYKALIGWKAVSSMSFTLRYEDEQTSHRKINEIARAAIKLGGLLHHTEPEV
- a CDS encoding ATP-binding cassette domain-containing protein gives rise to the protein MVQPKPIITVDQLVKTYDGKNVVDSVSFEVKKGEIFGILGPNGAGKTTTLEMLEALRPIDGGTATIDGIDVAKQPKHIKNIIGIQLQSTTFYDKLTLREQLKMFASLYGQTVDADALLAKVQLTDKAKSYVEQLSGGQKQRFAIASTLVNNPTVLFLDEPTTGLDPQARRNLWDLIKEIRDEGITIVLTTHYMDEAELLCDRLAIMDNGKIITIDTPHNLIQQLLARGFKKKQVVEQANLEDVFIDLTGKAIRD
- a CDS encoding ABC transporter permease, whose amino-acid sequence is MKKYWTGVFGQVRAQQKRFIRDKMSLFFTFLFPLIFLLVFGSIFNNQSTSFDIAIINNSQTEFAKNFVKGAKDNAKDSILKIKDVKDMDEAREKMKRSELNGIIELPSDFGKVKGEGRDARPTGTINVLYAKGSEQTGSALTAVMNQIANEINKHLGQPEAPLKAAGKAVGDERLKPFDYTFTGLLAFSLMSMGIFGLANQMPAEKQRGSYRRLRAAPFTSGQLIISMAIHYTIISLLSLTMMVVVGMLMFQFNMRGDWGLFVLMAVLAAFMMVGMGLMIGGWAKNENQSAPLSNLLSFPMMFLSGAFFPLYMFPEWLRGAAQFIPMTPITDGFRLIMTEHASFIEALPQIGAVAAWTLVIYVAAIKLFRWE
- a CDS encoding YfcC family protein, encoding MVEKMKKIKKKLRSPSAFTVLFVVIALMAVLTWIIPSGVYNTKPDPNDAEKTVRIAGTYKQTDKITTKKADDGTETTTDSRQGLWDAALAPIKGMSEKLDVIVFVLILGGFLGVTMKTGALDATLGAMLRKMKGKEKWLIPILMTFFAIGGTTYGMQEEAVAFYALVVPIMMAAGYNAMTAVMVIVLGAGTGVLGSTLNPFSTGIAAKSADVPLGNILGLQSIILLLCLVAAIVFTMRYASKVKAGKYKDDVRYKPATTALDMSNVPEFTGPRKAVMAVFGITFLLMIISLIPWGNWGITLFADIHKWFTELPVVGAILGLDHVLPFGEWYFNEISTLFLLSTLVIAAIYYRQFKKEEIFVVDTFLKGTADLLSVALIIAVAAGVGVVMQNGAIQDTIISWGESALKGAGSFVGILAYIFYLPMSFIIPSSSGLAAATMPVIAPVADLVGSSKEIIVVAFAAASGLLNMMAPTIASLMGGLALAGVSYRAWLKRSMPIMVVFAIISLVAITVYGAIA
- the arcC gene encoding carbamate kinase, encoding MNQQRTIVVALGGNALQRQGEASSQAQQRVADETIAQLLPLIQAGHRVAIVHGNGPQVGNIVLHEEAINTEAVPSLPLEDSGAMSQGLIGFWLQQAIHDALATRGVHDKYAASIVTQTVVDQADPAFQNPTKPIGPFYSEEEAKKVQAERGYTVREDSGRGWRRVVPSPKPQEIVEAPVIKALVDAGVLVVSTGGGGIPVLRDASGQLSGVAAVIDKDFGAAKLADTLGADTLLILTSVDAAKVNFGQPTEQSLGEVSVEELQQHIDAGQFAAGSMLPKTQAALSFVAGASGRTAIITSLEKTADAINGAAGTRIKS
- the argF gene encoding ornithine carbamoyltransferase — its product is MAQSLKGRSFLTLGDFTAGDIRLLLTTANEYKRMKYAGTPHRIHEGKNIALLFEKTSTRTRCAFTVAANDLGIAPEYLGKDDIQLGKKETVEDTAKVLGRMFDGIEFRGFAHKTVEDLAKHAGVPVWNGLTDKFHPTQILADFMTIEEHLGRLHGVKLVFVGDGRNNMANSLLLGSAIMGLDFRILAPRELFPEEGLVHHAHELAHQNHGRITITDNFEEALRGADVVYTDVWVSMGEEDKFAERINQLRHFQVNRDMLNLTGNPEVKFMHCLPAFHDALTTTGQHIRDDFGLEAMEVTDDVFRSPNSIVFDQAENRMHTIKAVIALTL
- the arcA gene encoding arginine deiminase produces the protein MDPLHITSEIGRLKAVLLHRPGEELENLTPDYLTDLLFDDIPYLQVAQKEHDAFAQVLRDHGVEVLYLDQLVTEALYTDQLREQFVDEMLANSKQGSRRVTRVLRQFLLDLPTNAMVRKIMAGVRKDEITLPPDQHQQLHNMIEKNHYPFYLDPMPNLYFTRDPAATIGHGLTINKMHWPARRRESLFMRYIIDHHPRFAGKNVPVWYDRHEKFSIEGGDELVLSSEVMAIGVSERTTAEAIEKMATKLFAGSGFKKVVAMEIPKSHAFMHLDTVFTMIDRDKFTIHPEIRDRGGKMNCFVLEKVEGQPFPRITHETDLEHVLRVALGLPSVTLIECGGGDPIAAAREQWNDGSNTLAIAPGVVVTYDRNYVTNQKLREHGVEVIEVSGAELGRGRGGPRCMSMPLVREDV
- a CDS encoding CHAP domain-containing protein: MPKKPHLSITRPRSRLKKRYVFALVLIPLIAVCISLGALYWPKITHRLHLLRVAGSIDSSRGEATFPQIDTTNLHPTRQKIISLTKTEFEAQSAGTKFSQGVREAWCADFVSWIMQQAGAPLKNPHTGGWRIPGTFTLREYYEANGRFKPANSGYQPRPGDVAIYRNSPVFGDHTNIVLKNDDGVLTTVGGNEMNRIRVFTNRDKRYDGLLGYGVLAE